The genome window tagttaccatgACTGCTACTATCAGTTCATTACCATGACAGCTACTATCAGTTAGTTACCATGACTGCTACtatcagttagttaccatgcctactagtatcagttagttaccatgcctattggtatcagttagttaccatgcctaCTAGTATCAGTTCGTTACCATGCCTAGTATTATGAGTTCGTTACCATGCCTACTATTATGAGTTCGTTACCATTCCTACTATTATGAGTTCGTTACCATGCCTACTATGTGTTATGGGTGCCTACGATACCCTAAGAGTCTAATAAAGTAGCATTTTgaaagggccagattgggaccaTAGTGACTATGTTTTGTCCTCAGAGCCAGTCTCAGTAGTGAGAGTGCTGGTTAAGGCTATGTGGTCTGCTGGGTTTATGCTGACAGAATCCTCTGAACTCTGTGATGTGGACAATGTGTCAGTTTTTACGGTAATGCTGACTGTCATTCATTTCTTACTGGAAGGGGATCATTCACAAAGAGGGAGGGGTCAGAGACAAGATAGACTGACAAATAAAGAaaaggaaagagggagacagacaggaacagagagaggaaggaagaagaggtgagagggagatgtagattcGTAGAGAGAGGTCAacagatgaaaaaaaaaaaaaaaagggtctgTATGACATCAGTCTGTCTGAAGGTTGTTTATAACACATGGACCAGTGAGAATGGAAAAGGTATCCCACATTGAGCCAGATACCGTAGAAAAACCATCTACAGTACCCAAGAGGTAAGGCTTTATTCAAGAGGTCATACTGGTCACAAAATAACATATCAGCAATGACTCAAACCTCAAACTGTAAAAGGCCTAATAAATTATTCCGAattatataaataaaatacaaaaaataaactaTCTATTAAATATATCAGAGTGGCTGTGGATCCAACTTTTCTAGACCCCTCATTCCGACAGCTAAAGGTCCCGAAGCTTCTTTACACACAGTCTCTGTTCTACTACAGAACAAGCTACTCTGGTGAATGGTGCGCGtttaataaagttagatcaaagctgaatcaatgtctgccAGATCACACAATGATGGTATTCTACATAACAGAACCCAATATAATAGTGTAGTATAAAATTACTGTAAGACAAAAACACCACCTCATTTCCTATGAGATTTTAGAATGATTGTGCAAATGGGCACATTTTTCTCTCATGTGGCCAAAACTCAACAGCACGTGCCACTAGGCAAAATATGTGCTATGATTGAAACTAGACACAGGTATGCAGATGCTGCATGGACGTTTCACTGGTAAAACATGACGATTATCATTCACAATTGACTGAGAAATGTGAAGGGAGGTGCGTAAAGTAGAGAATCCTGCACATGCAGAAGTGTCGGGACCTTTAGCTGTCGGGAAGAAGGGTTCAGAAAAGTTGTATCCACAGCCTCGACCTAAATATAATATACCAGAGGTTATGTCCTTCACTCTGACTGGAGCTGGTTGTCCAGGAGTGTGTAacagtggagaaagagaggtaaaATATCCACAACCGGTTGTGTCTATGATATACAGTATCTGTATGCTATGTCAGTGGAGCGCAAGGCATCAGGTGTCTCAGGCAAACTGCTAGAGTTAAGAAGATTACTGGATCTGACagtcagaaccacacacacacacacacatgcatgcgtgCACACACTCAAGGATACACACTCCCACACTCAGGTACTGATATACACCCAAACATTTGTGTGCAGACAAACACACCCCCTAGGAAGTCAGTGCTGTTTCTGATGTGTGTTTGTAGCGTCTGGTTGGTCGATGAGTTGGCCTATCCATCATCCTCCTAATAGGTGTCCCATTGTGATTGACAGAAACAGCCctgagagaagaaggagagagagcgagggagaaggagagagagagagggaggagagagaaagagagtgagagagaaagagagggagaaggagagtgagagagagagagagagaaggatgagggaaAAGAGAGAAACATACTAAGACTGAGAGAACACTTCAGAATGACTGAAAGTCTAATGACACACGTCTAAAACACAACCAACACGTGAGGGTGGGTGACACTCCCTCCAGTAGGTGGCcagcctggaacacacacacacacttctgctcCTGCTTGTTGACAAACACGACGTACTCGAACGTCCCCCCGTACTCCCTGATGTTCCGTGTGAACAGACGCGCCTTCGACTGAATGATCTTACTCAAATACACCCCACCTTGGAAGGAGAAACACACATATAGACAACATCTTACTCAGATACACCCAACCTTGGAAAGagaaacacagagttacacacaacATCTTACTCAGACACTATGCCCAGGACATGAGAGACAGGGTTATACAAACACgttacatttttacattacattttagtaattttcgtacacacacacacacacacacacacacacacacacacacacacacacacacacacacacacacaccatccataTGTGGCAGAAACCCTTCCTTACTGTACCTGTGGCGTACTTGAGGGAGCGGTTATAGCTGGGCAGTCTTCTCCAGACCCCCCACTTCTTCTCTCCGTCATCTGTCTCTACCTCACACTGGCTGTTATAGTGCTCATACAGACGCCTCATGTCGGAGCCCCAGGACGAGTTGGGCAGGCTGAAGTCCCGTGGCTGGAAAGAGAAAGGCCAGGGCAGCACCTAGTGGACAAACACTACTATTACACTCTCATCCATACTTTGTTACAGTATTATCTGACTGAGTACAGGGGGTCCCACTGTATGACAACATAACAGCATGACACGGCAGAAACATCCAGAATGAAATACATTACAGCACAGTTCACAATGCACATTGTGGGGAAAAAATACTGTTTCTATCGGCAGTAACGTTAGGGAAAAGGGAACCATGACAAATGTTTAGGTAAGATGAATCATGACTCACATGTTCTCACTCACATTGCCCTTGACAGTAGGCTACACTAATGTTATGGCTGTTTGTAGCTAGCtaaatgtgtgtgactgtgtgtgtgtttctggacCTACCGCCATGGTTCGGACACTGTTGATAGAGGACCAGGGAAGCTGGAAAGTCCCTCTTGGAGTCATTTGTTGTCTGATGTTGGTGTTGAAATTTCCCTTTGAGATTTCACGTCCCATTATTTGGCACAGTCCCCTGGCCATCTGCTGCACTCCTGTTCGTATCATGATGACAATGTTGGGGTAAGATTGCCAAGCCCTATTCTGATGTAACTACAAGTAAATTAGCTAATGTAAACTAGCTACCTACTGTAAAGTTACGGTTACTACTAGCTAGCCCTTTAGCTTTACTGACTAGTTAGTGGCTGTTGTATGATAGCAATACACATTCAGAATCAAACCTAACATCGCACTATAACTTTCTACTGTAACAAACTAACAACAGGAGGATAAATACGGAGCTTTTGTCAATTTTGTCTCGCCTCTGGTTTTGCCGGTAGAATGACTTTCATGTGTATCTCATCGCCCCATGTTACCACTTTCTGCAACAGGAACGACGACGGGCAACACGCGTCATGCTTGTCATGTGATCTATATCGTTCACTGTAATTGGCAGCGAAGGAAGGATATTTCCGGCTACATAGGTTAGTTACCATGCCAACGTAGACAGACTCGCCTCCATCCTTTGAGACGCTgacatttttttaaccatttattcgTTTATTGTGCAGTTTTTGTTAAAGCAAGATAGTTTGTGACTATTTACTTCAAATAAATTGCCAGCAGGATGTTTGGTTGTGAGGAACGACGTTCCAAAAACAAACTTGTGCAGAGGGCGAGAGACAGAATCAAGGTAAGCATGTCACTACTAGGCAACACACAgacaaaaaagtggtcagataccTATAGCTAAGTGGCTGGAAATGTGTTATAGTCTGCATTTTCCCTCTTTTATAGAAAGATGGCGAGATGACTAACCGCATTGCAGAGCTGGACAGGTGTGTAAACTATACCGTTCTGTACTGTTGGGCTAATTGTAACTGCAACGTTTGATACGTTTTCCCTGAAATATCTTGAAGTTACAGTCCTTTCACTTCTCAATGTAGTGAAAGAACTGTAGTgaaaggacccccccccccctctctctctttctttctctctctttctctctctctctctctctctctctctctcagtatctgTGGTGTGATGCAAAAGGCTGAGTTTGAGGTCTCCACCCAGGCTGGTTCCATGAAGACCCTGAAGTTGAGAGAGCTGACCCAgcagagagagactgagctgGGAAAGGCTGCTCTGACGATGGTGAGGGAGTGGAGGGGTGCTGAAACAGGGCCCTCTCTCCTCAGCAACACTAAAAAAGTACTTTCGGGTCACAGAATTTCAGAATGTTCAGTATAAATGTCTGCAAGTAATAGCAGAAAAGCCTAAATGCCCCCGATGCAAATCAATGTGTATGGAATACATATTGACTTATAGAGCAAATACTATTCTAGGTGCCGCAGTAGAAGTGTTGTAgggaatactcagtagggtctgtagaatgtATATATGGTGTAATTCCATAGGGCTCTGAATAATACAGATCAagatagctcagcattcaacaccatagtaccctccaagctcatcattaagcttgaggccctgggtctgaaccccaccctgtgcaactgggtcctggacttcctgacgggccgcccccaggtggtgaaggtactGTAGGAaaaaacacctccacttcacttcACCTCCGCTCCACTTCACAAggatgcatgctcagccccctcctgtactccctgttcacccatgactgcgtgaccatgcatgcctccaactcaatcatcaagtctgcagatgacacaacagtagtaggcctgattaccaacaatgaagagacagcctacagggaggaggtgatgaccctgggagtgtggtgacaggaaaataatctctcacccaacgtcaacaaaacaaaggagctgatcgtggatttcaggaaacagcagagggagcacccccctatccacatcgatgtgaccacagtggagaaggtggaaagcttcaagttccttgcgtacacatcactgacaaactgaaatggtccacctacacagacagtgtggtgaagaaggcgcaacagcacctcttcaacctcaggaggctgaagaaatttggcttggtacctaaaaccctcacaaacctttacagatgcacaattgagagcatcctgtcaggctgtatcactgtctggtacggcaactgcactgcacgcaaaccgcagggctctccagagggtggtgcggtctgcccaacgcatcaccgggggcaaactacctgccctccaggacacctacagcacccgatgtcacaggaagggcaaaaaggacaaggacaacaaccacccgagccactgcctgttcaccccgctatcatccagaaggcgaggtcagtacaggtgcatcaaagctgagactgagagactgaaaaacagcttctatctcaaggccatcaaactgttagatactgttaaatagccatcagtagcACATTagaggccactttaataatggaacactagtcactttaataatgtttacatattttgcattactcatctcatatgtatatactgtattctactgtatcttagtctatgccgctctgacattgctcgcccaaatatttatatattcttaattcctttcctttactttagattgtgtgtattgctgtgaaattgttagatattactcttagatattactgcactgttagagctagaaacacaagcatttcgctacaccaacaataacatctgcttaacacgtgtacatttaatttgatttaattttCACTGTTGTCAAACAGCTTAAAATGGGGTGCCTGGACACTATCAGGTACAAATATAGCACTGTACAGGAAGGAACACTCTGTATTATTCAGAGCCCAATGAAATGACACCATTACATTCTACAGACCCTGAGTACTCCCCACCCCATTTTTACATCTGCACAAATAATCGTATAGTGTCCAGGCACCCCATTTTAAGATGTTTGACCACAGTAAAAGTACAGCAACACTTCCTATGACCTAGCTTTTTGTTCTAACTCATCTGATTTGTATTCTAGGAACTCTAGTGAGTAGACTGGGCCCTGGTTTTATGGACACACAATCAATCGCTTTTCCTGTGTGCAGTTTGTCTGTGCAATACAACAAAAATACAGTACTTTTTTCTTAAACATTACATTTCAAATTGCATCCTTAAACAATAGCACCAGTAAATAAGCAAGAATCATACAatcaacatacagtggggcaaaaaaagtatttagtcagccaccaattgtgcaagttctcccacttaaaaagatgagagaggcctgtaattttcatcataggtacacttcaactatgacagacaaattaagaaaaaaaaatccagaaaatcacattgtaggatttttaatgaatttatttgcaaattatggtgcatttcactaaggtctactacacctgttgtatttggcgcatgtttgatttgatttatataaaGTACTAATTCTCTTTAGTTTCGATTTTTACCCCATGTAGTTATTATATTTCTCCTAATTTTAACATTATGCACTATGCAAAGCtgcaaaaaaaatattatttcgtggCAGACACAGCATTTTACCAGACACAGCATTTTACTgcagacttttattttgaaggcaaaatcAGGAAACCTGAAGTATAAATTCATGTGGATAGGATCCAGCTAGTGTTGTTGCCATGAAGCTAATCCCTGTCTCCATACCGTTTTAGAGACCTTGTTCTCTTAAGGGACATCATTAAATAACCTATTATCAGCTCTTTCATGAAGGTTCGTAGCATCATATCTCTAACCTCTTCCTCTGACTGAGGAAAATTAATGGGCTTATTCTTGTTAATTTGTATTGCAGTGTCCTTTACACACCTACACTGTCAGAGCAATTACACATTTGTAACACCAGGTAGGGGTAAACGTAGGCCACACATTGTCAGGTTTTCCATATAGGACACACCAACTTATCAAACTTATGAATTGCTTGCATTGTCCATATTTTTACCAGAACTTCAACTACGGCTTCCCCTGTATCTACAGTACATGCTCTCCATGATGTctgctttctgtgtgtgtgcaggtccGTAGAGCAGCACTGCAGGCCCTCCTGGAGCATGAGAGACAGCAGTACATCATAGAGCTCAACAGACTGGGCAAGACCATCTACAAACAGAGAGTCTAGACTCTAGTCTCCACTAGACCCATAACAACACCAAAGACCATCTGAAGTTTACGCTGAAAGCCATCTAGGAGCTAGGATGTGTGAACAACTATAGAATACTTTGAAGTATTAATGTGAAAACATTTACTCACAGCCATCTACAAGCACCTTGTTTACAATTTAACATGTGTTTTATCTTTAGGATTACAGTTTTACACCGTTGTATTTACATAAATAAAAAAAGGTCTGATCTGTACAGAAGCAGAGTGGATAAAATGATTCTGTAAAAGTACACTTTTAAGCAATTTACATTCCAGTAACAAATTACTGGGACTCATGTCACATGACTCATGTCACCTTAACAAAACAGGAATTTGTGTGACAGTCAGGGAGGTAGCACTGTACATAAACAAAACACATAATTGGTTAACAAACAGGTCTCCTTGTCAACAGCAAGCAAGACCAAAAAAGTAAACCGATACACAGTCGGGCATTTGTCCATTCAGTAGAACTTTCTACTGGTCATTTGCTTCAGTCTTTGAGGGGTAATTATGTAACATATGTGCTCACTACATTTAAGATACTGTATTGTAGCTCACAATGACAGGTCCAATCTCTCTAGCCATATCTGGGACACTTGGTAATGCAGGGTTGGAGACTAACACAGACTGATAATGTTTGATGTGCGCACACACTGTACCTGGAATTTCCAGATAAACAACAAGGAGAGCAGTCGTTGATAATATCAATCAGATCAATTCTGTTTAATACAATCATTCAGGGAGACACCTCCAGAACAGAAGCATAGAAAATGTCCAACGGGGCTCTTGGAGACAGAACCTTCATATTCTAATCAGACAGTACCAAATGTTCTCTAAAACATCAACCAGAGAGGCTTGGAGTCAATACAAAGACAGTGACTTTGCCGGCTGCTACAGAATCACACAGTGTTGTCATCAATACAATAATAATCAGTGTGTTCTCGGTCCTTGTAGCTTCAGTAGCTCaggtctagtgaccatcaacccataCAAAAGTGTGTCACAAATAGAACATTGGAAATCATGTGTATTATAGAAAGGGAAAACATATAAATATGCTAATCATTGTGTTAATTACTGTTAATTGAATATTCACTTTattcatctttaaaaaaaatatactctGATTAATGCACACCACACCCAAATGCAATAAAGGTCAATCATACATCTATGCACTATAAAGGTCAATCATAGATCTATGCACTATAAAGGTCAATCCTAGATCTATGCACTATAAAGGTCAATCATAGATCTATGCACTATAAAGGTCAATCATACATCTATGCATAATACATATTTAATAGACAATTGAACCAGATGGGCATGCACCTGCACACTTCTCTAGAACTCTTCTCTAGAACTCTTCTCTAGAACTCTTCTCTAGAACCTTTGCAACATTCAGAAGTCACCTCAGAGACACCTTGCTCCATCTCTGAGGGAATTAGCCCTAACCTCTTTCAGTCATTCCTACATTAATGTACTGTACCATAGGATGAAACTCACTAATTAAATAATGTAATGTCTCCCTTCCTTACCTGCATACATAAACTAacagtgtactgtatgtaatgaagaCATGACATTCAGACTGGGTTTTCCAAACCcttcttgttttttattttccTGAGTATTGAGAGGTACAGTGAAGTGAAGGTGGTTGTAGGTGGTGAATGTTATGAGCTGCACAACGAtgatgtgtatgggtgtgtgtgcatCACGGCAAgcatgagggagggatggaggctgATAGTGTAGTCCAAGTCTTCATTTTGGGGCCTCTGTGATTCCACACAGCTTCctgcaaaacaacaaagaaaacaacaacaacaaccattaGTTATCAATAGCATGTGAGCACCCAGTAACCACAGAACTACATGACACACAGTACACCGTGACCATAGAAGTCTTTCATAATGGTGACCACAAGACTGTGTtactgggtgtgtgtgagtgtgcctgAATGTCTGGGTGTGTATCTGCTCTTACCGTCCTTCCTCATTGGTCTGGTCCACAAACGCACACAGTGCCTTGTCCCGCTCCAGAATCTGCTGTTTCAACTCCTGGATCTCCTCCTGAGCTTTCTTCTTCTGTGCTTCTTGATCATCTAGAGGGGGAGCGAGGGATAATGAGAGAGGGGTGGAAAGCAGGAGGGTAGGAAAAAAGACAGAAGGAAATGGGTGGATAAGGAGGAAAGGGTATTGAGAGgtgggaaggaggagagaaagacatgGCGGGAAATGGGGAGGGCAGGAAAAAtgtattgagagagagaaagattgtgaggtctggggtctgctcaacaaccaagaattcacaaaatgggacaaacaccaaattgagactctgcatgcagaattctgcaaaaatataccctgtgtaaaatgtaaaacacaaataacacacaaataatgcatgcagagcagaattaggctgataccctctaatgatcaaaatccagaaaagagacgataaattctacaaccacctaaaaggaagcaattcatGACTGAGCTGACGGTCTCCCATCACTGCAGTAAAATAGCCATCGTACCTTTAACTTTCTGAAGGGCCGCCGACGCATCAGTCTTCTTTTTCTCCACATCGGCCTGAGGAGAAAAAAAGAGGGGAGATGAGGAAGATGAGGACCGGTATTTGAAGCATTGTGGGCCTTATCTAGCTAGGCCTTATTAAGGGCTACATAAGGCATACAATGATTCCTTCATAATATGCACTTTGTTTAAAGTGTGACTAATCATTTTTGTGACTAATAAGTGAGAACAAAATGTAATTCCTGACTGATCACTGCTAAGAGAATACCTGGCAGAATTCCTCTCACATGCCACTCAACAcaaaacatacagtatcttcagaaagtattcacaccccttgactttttccaaattttgttgtgatacaaagtgggattcaaatagGTTAAATTGTACTTTTTTgccaacgatctacacaaaatactctgtaattcaaagaggaaaaaaatatataaaaaaaataatggaaaaataaaacactaatatatcttgattagatactgTACGTATTCAATCCCCCtgccaatacatgttagaatccccttcggcagcgattacagctgtgagcacacagcttt of Salvelinus alpinus chromosome 4, SLU_Salpinus.1, whole genome shotgun sequence contains these proteins:
- the LOC139572732 gene encoding uncharacterized protein isoform X4 is translated as MIRTGVQQMARGLCQIMGREISKGNFNTNIRQQMTPRGTFQLPWSSINSVRTMAVLPWPFSFQPRDFSLPNSSWGSDMRRLYEHYNSQCEVETDDGEKKWGVWRRLPSYNRSLKYATGGVYLSKIIQSKARLFTRNIREYGGTFEAVSVNHNGTPIRRMMDRPTHRPTRRYKHTSETALTS
- the LOC139572732 gene encoding acyl-coenzyme A thioesterase THEM4-like isoform X5 — encoded protein: MIRTGVQQMARGLCQIMGREISKGNFNTNIRQQMTPRGTFQLPWSSINSVRTMAVLPWPFSFQPRDFSLPNSSWGSDMRRLYEHYNSQCEVETDDGEKKWGVWRRLPSYNRSLKYATGGVYLSKIIQSKARLFTRNIREYGGTFEYVVFVNKQEQKWLFLSITMGHLLGG
- the LOC139572732 gene encoding acyl-coenzyme A thioesterase THEM4-like isoform X2, coding for MIRTGVQQMARGLCQIMGREISKGNFNTNIRQQMTPRGTFQLPWSSINSVRTMAVLPWPFSFQPRDFSLPNSSWGSDMRRLYEHYNSQCEVETDDGEKKWGVWRRLPSYNRSLKYATGGVYLSKIIQSKARLFTRNIREYGGTFEYVVFVNKQEQKCVCVFQAGHLLEGVSPTLTCWLCFRRVSLDFQSF
- the LOC139572732 gene encoding uncharacterized protein isoform X1, which translates into the protein MIRTGVQQMARGLCQIMGREISKGNFNTNIRQQMTPRGTFQLPWSSINSVRTMAVLPWPFSFQPRDFSLPNSSWGSDMRRLYEHYNSQCEVETDDGEKKWGVWRRLPSYNRSLKYATGGVYLSKIIQSKARLFTRNIREYGGTFEYVVFVNKQEQKCVAVSVNHNGTPIRRMMDRPTHRPTRRYKHTSETALTS
- the LOC139572732 gene encoding acyl-coenzyme A thioesterase THEM4-like isoform X3, with amino-acid sequence MIRTGVQQMARGLCQIMGREISKGNFNTNIRQQMTPRGTFQLPWSSINSVRTMAVLPWPFSFQPRDFSLPNSSWGSDMRRLYEHYNSQCEVETDDGEKKWGVWRRLPSYNRSLKYATGGVYLSKIIQSKARLFTRNIREYGGTFEYVVFVNKQEQKCVCVFQAGHLLEGVSPTLTWLFLSITMGHLLGG